One Microscilla marina ATCC 23134 DNA window includes the following coding sequences:
- a CDS encoding HEAT repeat domain-containing protein → MKKEHYQILMTEYLNGDIQPEQEAELKAYLEQNEMGKNELFELKVLNDQLEQVQVPEPSAQMSANFYSMLEAHKQDQKNSDSLGAMLKNWWTHLNYRRFAYNLSYSIAGILVGALGMYYFSQSPHRPQGKENENVGSLAVIQKKLNKMEEDQKRLISSLLEKKSASERLRAVNLTSNISVVDNKITKALLKILNSDPNVNVRLTTVETLAQFAARPEVRTGLIKSIAKQESPLVQIALIDVMIELQEKSSVKALKNLLKKQDLNEAVKGKVEQGIQVLL, encoded by the coding sequence ATGAAGAAAGAACACTATCAGATATTAATGACTGAGTACCTTAATGGTGATATTCAACCTGAGCAAGAGGCAGAACTTAAGGCATACCTTGAGCAAAATGAAATGGGTAAAAATGAGCTGTTTGAGCTAAAAGTACTCAATGATCAGTTGGAACAAGTACAAGTGCCTGAACCTAGTGCGCAAATGTCGGCAAACTTCTACAGTATGCTTGAGGCGCATAAACAAGATCAAAAAAACAGCGATAGTTTGGGGGCAATGCTCAAAAACTGGTGGACACACCTAAACTATCGTCGTTTTGCCTATAATTTGAGTTACAGCATTGCAGGTATATTGGTAGGAGCATTGGGTATGTATTATTTCAGTCAATCACCTCACCGTCCTCAAGGCAAAGAAAATGAAAATGTAGGATCACTTGCCGTGATTCAAAAGAAACTGAACAAGATGGAAGAAGATCAAAAAAGGTTGATTTCTTCTTTGCTGGAAAAGAAATCTGCCAGCGAAAGGTTAAGAGCGGTAAATCTTACCAGCAACATTTCTGTGGTAGACAATAAAATTACCAAGGCATTGCTCAAAATTCTTAATAGTGATCCTAATGTAAATGTACGCTTGACTACTGTAGAAACTTTAGCTCAATTTGCTGCTCGTCCAGAGGTACGTACTGGTTTGATCAAGTCTATTGCCAAACAAGAGTCTCCTTTGGTGCAAATAGCACTGATTGATGTAATGATTGAACTACAGGAAAAAAGCTCTGTAAAGGCACTCAAAAACCTGCTTAAAAAACAAGACCTTAACGAGGCTGTGAAAGGCAAAGTAGAACAAGGCATTCAGGTTTTGCTTTAA
- a CDS encoding proline dehydrogenase family protein: MTNYPNTNEAHTNQLSFDNTAIAFASKSTKELQLMKRAFTLMQSPWLVRNGTRFIDHTLHLKLVRGIVKNSLYKVFCGGETLQDCQSFIEKLYASKVHTMLGYSVESKTNDTEYDKTTAEIIRYIKFAAPQDALPFAAFKLSALASVHLLAKIHNGEKLSDTDQYAWHKVKDRVDSICAAGYEHHIKILIDAEESWIQDPIDELAQAMMAQYNQGRVVVYNTYQMYLQRGFTFLKNSLALAKQGNYLLGVKLVRGAYVVKEQQQAEKPRHTNLLNPDKATTDQMFDDAATFCLENIEHLALFAGTHNETSCYHIARLCQQMNIAPNNPRVFFGQLYGMSDHITYNLAKTGFNAVKYVPYGKVREVMPYLFRRAQENTAITGQSNRELELIKKELKRRKAAGI; the protein is encoded by the coding sequence ATGACCAATTATCCTAATACAAATGAGGCACACACCAACCAACTCTCATTTGATAATACAGCCATTGCCTTTGCCTCTAAAAGCACCAAAGAACTCCAGCTAATGAAACGTGCCTTTACTCTCATGCAATCTCCTTGGTTGGTACGCAATGGTACTCGTTTTATTGACCATACCCTCCACCTGAAGTTAGTGAGAGGCATAGTGAAAAACAGCCTTTACAAAGTTTTTTGTGGAGGAGAAACTTTGCAGGATTGTCAGAGTTTTATCGAGAAACTCTATGCCTCTAAGGTACATACTATGCTGGGTTACTCGGTAGAAAGCAAAACCAACGACACTGAATATGACAAAACCACCGCTGAAATAATCCGATACATCAAATTTGCTGCTCCACAAGATGCACTGCCTTTTGCAGCATTTAAACTAAGCGCCCTTGCTTCGGTTCATTTGCTGGCAAAAATTCATAATGGTGAAAAACTTTCAGATACTGACCAATATGCCTGGCATAAGGTCAAAGACAGGGTAGACTCAATATGTGCTGCTGGGTATGAACATCATATAAAAATACTCATTGATGCTGAAGAGTCCTGGATACAAGACCCTATTGATGAGCTTGCTCAAGCAATGATGGCACAATACAACCAAGGAAGGGTGGTGGTTTATAACACTTACCAAATGTATCTGCAGCGAGGGTTTACTTTTTTAAAAAACTCTTTGGCATTGGCAAAACAAGGCAACTATTTGTTAGGAGTAAAACTGGTGCGAGGAGCTTATGTAGTAAAAGAACAACAACAGGCAGAAAAACCCAGACATACCAACTTGTTGAATCCAGATAAGGCTACTACTGATCAAATGTTTGATGATGCAGCCACTTTTTGCCTCGAAAACATAGAGCACCTTGCGTTGTTTGCTGGTACTCATAACGAAACCAGTTGTTACCACATCGCCCGGCTTTGCCAGCAAATGAACATAGCTCCTAATAACCCCAGGGTGTTTTTTGGGCAACTTTATGGAATGAGTGATCACATTACTTACAACTTGGCAAAAACAGGTTTCAATGCAGTTAAGTATGTGCCTTATGGTAAAGTAAGAGAAGTGATGCCCTATTTATTTAGGCGGGCACAAGAGAATACTGCCATTACCGGGCAGAGCAATCGAGAGCTTGAATTGATAAAGAAAGAGTTGAAACGAAGAAAAGCAGCAGGCATTTGA
- a CDS encoding peptidase domain-containing ABC transporter → MAKKFPSYIQLDMMDCGPSCVKIISEHYGKRYSLQYLREQSYITREGVSLLGISDAAEAVGFRTIGVKTTFEQLADEAPLPFIAHWNQQHFIVVHKITKKKVHVSDPAVGLVTYDREQFMKHWASTREQGEDKGVALLMEPTPEFFQRESDEKLKKTSWKFLLGYVLRYKKFLVQLFLGLLLGSLLSMIFPFLTQSVVDIGINTRDLNFIYIVLLGQFMLFFSQTAVDFIRRWILLHLSTRINISLISDFLIKLMKLPIGFFDTKMIGDLLQRINDHHRIERFLSTSTLTILFSFFNLIVFGFVLAYYNLYIFLIFLIGSVLYIGWVLAFLNIRKKLDYKRFQEMSRNQSSLIHLINGMQEIKLNNCEKQKRWEWERIQAKMFKINVKSVTLEQTQQAGSLFINQSKNILITFFAAYAVVNGTMTLGMMLAVQSIIGQLDGPITQMISFVYEMQDAKISLERLGEIHEKEEEESSEGDQVTILPEGKNLHLENITFQYEGPHSPKVIDGVTLTIPEGKITAIVGTSGSGKTTLLKLLLKFYPVTEGEIKLEGVQLNNLSGRLWRERCGTVMQDGFIFSDTIARNIAVSDEIIDQQRLRHAVQVANIQEFVEDLPLGYNTKIGQDGIGVSGGQKQRVLIARAVYKNPEFLFFDEATSALDANNERIIMENLDEFFKGKTAVVIAHRLSTVKNADQIIVLEKGKLVEQGTHKELTAKRGIYYNLVKNQLELGG, encoded by the coding sequence ATGGCGAAGAAGTTTCCTTCCTACATACAGTTAGACATGATGGATTGTGGTCCTTCATGTGTAAAAATCATTTCAGAACATTACGGCAAACGTTATTCGCTGCAATACCTCCGCGAACAAAGCTATATTACCCGCGAGGGGGTTTCTCTTTTGGGGATAAGCGATGCTGCTGAAGCAGTAGGCTTTCGTACCATTGGGGTAAAAACCACTTTTGAACAATTAGCTGATGAGGCTCCGTTACCTTTTATTGCCCACTGGAACCAGCAACACTTTATAGTAGTACACAAAATTACCAAAAAAAAGGTGCACGTGTCTGACCCCGCAGTAGGTTTGGTGACTTACGACCGTGAGCAGTTTATGAAACACTGGGCGAGCACCCGTGAGCAAGGCGAAGACAAAGGCGTGGCATTGTTGATGGAGCCAACCCCTGAATTTTTTCAGCGGGAAAGTGACGAAAAGCTGAAGAAAACCAGTTGGAAGTTTTTGCTGGGATATGTGTTGCGTTATAAAAAGTTTTTGGTACAACTATTTTTAGGGTTGTTGCTGGGGAGTTTGCTTAGTATGATTTTCCCCTTCCTTACCCAATCGGTAGTAGATATTGGAATTAACACTCGCGATCTCAACTTTATTTATATTGTATTGCTGGGGCAGTTTATGCTCTTTTTTAGCCAAACTGCAGTAGACTTTATAAGGCGATGGATTTTACTCCACCTCAGTACCCGGATTAACATATCGCTCATTTCTGATTTTTTGATCAAACTTATGAAGTTGCCCATTGGTTTTTTTGACACCAAAATGATTGGCGACCTTTTGCAGCGGATCAATGATCACCACCGGATTGAACGGTTTTTAAGTACCTCAACCCTTACTATCCTATTTTCTTTTTTTAACCTGATCGTTTTCGGGTTTGTGCTTGCGTATTACAATCTGTATATTTTTCTTATCTTTTTGATAGGCAGCGTTTTATATATTGGCTGGGTGTTGGCATTTTTGAATATACGTAAAAAGCTTGACTATAAGCGTTTTCAGGAAATGTCACGTAATCAAAGTAGCTTGATTCACCTTATCAATGGCATGCAAGAGATTAAGCTAAATAATTGCGAAAAGCAAAAGAGGTGGGAATGGGAGCGTATCCAGGCAAAGATGTTTAAGATCAACGTAAAGAGCGTAACTCTGGAGCAAACCCAGCAGGCAGGTAGCTTATTTATCAATCAAAGTAAAAATATCTTGATTACTTTTTTTGCGGCTTATGCGGTGGTCAATGGAACAATGACCCTGGGGATGATGCTTGCTGTGCAGTCAATTATTGGACAACTAGACGGCCCTATTACCCAAATGATAAGTTTTGTGTATGAAATGCAAGACGCCAAGATAAGCTTGGAGCGTTTGGGCGAAATACATGAAAAAGAAGAGGAAGAAAGCAGCGAAGGAGATCAGGTAACTATATTACCTGAGGGCAAAAATCTTCATTTAGAGAACATTACTTTTCAGTATGAAGGTCCCCACTCTCCTAAAGTTATAGATGGAGTGACTTTGACTATTCCTGAGGGTAAAATTACAGCCATTGTAGGTACCAGTGGTAGTGGTAAAACAACCTTGCTTAAGCTATTGCTAAAGTTTTATCCTGTGACTGAAGGTGAAATAAAACTGGAAGGTGTTCAACTCAATAACCTGAGTGGGCGTTTGTGGCGCGAACGCTGTGGAACAGTCATGCAAGACGGCTTTATTTTTTCTGATACCATTGCCCGCAATATTGCGGTAAGTGACGAAATCATAGATCAACAAAGGTTGCGTCACGCGGTGCAAGTAGCCAATATCCAAGAGTTTGTAGAAGACCTGCCACTAGGGTATAATACCAAGATAGGGCAAGATGGTATAGGTGTAAGTGGAGGACAAAAACAACGAGTTTTGATTGCCCGTGCGGTATACAAAAACCCTGAGTTTTTATTCTTTGACGAAGCTACTTCAGCGCTGGACGCCAATAATGAACGCATTATTATGGAAAACCTGGACGAGTTTTTTAAAGGCAAAACTGCCGTAGTAATTGCTCACCGTTTGAGCACCGTAAAAAATGCTGACCAAATCATTGTACTCGAAAAAGGAAAACTGGTGGAACAAGGCACTCACAAAGAGTTGACGGCTAAAAGAGGCATCTACTATAACCTGGTAAAGAACCAGTTGGAATTAGGTGGGTAA
- a CDS encoding HlyD family efflux transporter periplasmic adaptor subunit → MPEAQETPNNTHSTPTGTIVSTHTPTQKAEEIPDLELRSDEVQEILSYIPHWIIRWGITIVFFTFMVLLTVSWFMKYPDIIHSSIMVTTKTPPQRILARSSGALKLMVKDGQNVKPQEVLGYIQNPTVFEDYQVLKKQITQFQKILNNRQRGTQDLLAFDKVISQQNLKLGELQGAYESFAKTFRELLLFYELSKPENQIQNLQSQIIQYKKLNQNLLSQQRILGKEFKIFNNQYKADSTLAEEKLMARLEFDKTKASLLQQRRALKNGEASIINNRIRINELQNNIGELTLTFREQERTYLLATNNAFQTLRSQVNIWIQRYILTTPVEGKVSFLSYWSDNQFVKPEQTVMAVIPQNKNLIGKINMPVNGSGKVKVGQVVNIRFANYPADEFGMVEGKVERISLIAQASADPQKGSMYTINVSLPNGLKTSYKKDLEFKAEMQGQADIITKDLRLIERIFNQFAKLFDQF, encoded by the coding sequence ATGCCAGAAGCACAAGAGACACCAAACAATACCCATAGTACACCTACAGGCACTATAGTTTCTACTCATACACCTACCCAAAAAGCAGAAGAGATCCCCGACTTAGAGTTAAGAAGTGATGAAGTACAAGAGATTCTCAGCTATATTCCTCATTGGATTATTCGCTGGGGCATTACTATAGTATTTTTCACTTTTATGGTATTGCTGACAGTATCATGGTTTATGAAATATCCCGATATTATTCACTCCAGCATTATGGTTACTACCAAAACCCCTCCCCAACGCATTTTGGCGCGTAGTTCGGGAGCATTAAAGTTGATGGTAAAAGATGGGCAAAATGTAAAGCCTCAAGAGGTGTTGGGATATATTCAAAACCCCACAGTTTTTGAAGACTATCAAGTATTGAAAAAACAAATTACTCAATTTCAAAAAATATTAAACAACCGCCAAAGAGGCACCCAAGATTTACTGGCTTTTGACAAAGTAATAAGTCAACAAAACCTTAAGCTGGGCGAGTTGCAAGGAGCCTACGAATCGTTTGCTAAAACTTTTAGAGAGTTATTGCTTTTTTATGAGTTGTCGAAACCTGAAAACCAAATTCAAAACCTGCAATCGCAGATTATCCAATACAAGAAGCTCAACCAAAACCTACTTTCTCAACAAAGGATTTTAGGCAAAGAATTCAAAATATTCAATAATCAATACAAAGCAGACTCCACCCTTGCCGAAGAAAAACTAATGGCAAGGCTTGAATTTGACAAAACTAAAGCCAGTTTGTTGCAACAACGCAGGGCCTTGAAAAATGGAGAGGCCAGTATCATTAATAACCGAATTAGGATTAATGAATTACAAAACAACATTGGAGAACTTACCCTTACTTTTCGCGAACAGGAAAGAACCTATTTACTTGCCACTAACAACGCTTTCCAAACCTTACGCAGCCAGGTAAACATCTGGATACAACGCTACATACTCACTACTCCTGTGGAAGGCAAGGTCTCATTTTTGTCTTATTGGAGCGATAATCAGTTTGTAAAGCCTGAACAAACGGTCATGGCGGTAATTCCACAAAACAAGAACTTGATTGGCAAGATTAATATGCCAGTAAACGGGTCGGGTAAAGTAAAAGTGGGACAAGTGGTAAACATTCGTTTTGCCAACTACCCCGCCGATGAGTTTGGCATGGTAGAGGGGAAAGTAGAACGCATATCGTTGATAGCACAAGCAAGTGCTGACCCACAAAAAGGATCTATGTACACGATCAATGTAAGCCTGCCCAACGGGTTGAAGACGAGTTATAAAAAAGACCTGGAGTTCAAGGCAGAAATGCAAGGACAAGCCGATATTATCACCAAAGACCTCCGTCTGATTGAGCGTATTTTTAATCAATTCGCAAAATTGTTTGATCAGTTTTAG
- a CDS encoding DUF4199 domain-containing protein, which yields MLRKPAPTTSTARVALRFGVITGLLLNLYNTLLLFLWFNAPWDVKMMGYVILAGGIVYAMREFRAYNKKGMNLIQGLGLGTMLSAVASLVYGLVNMVIIALFAPASAQSGAVSILFINTIVVTVMIGVIISLVASLFYKTDNTVS from the coding sequence ATGCTTAGAAAACCTGCGCCTACAACGTCTACTGCAAGGGTAGCCCTGCGCTTTGGCGTAATTACAGGACTACTCCTGAATTTGTATAACACACTATTGCTTTTTTTGTGGTTCAACGCCCCTTGGGACGTAAAAATGATGGGATACGTTATTTTAGCTGGGGGCATTGTATACGCCATGCGTGAGTTTAGAGCTTACAACAAAAAGGGCATGAACCTGATTCAAGGCTTAGGACTAGGTACTATGCTATCGGCAGTAGCAAGCTTGGTGTATGGGTTGGTCAATATGGTCATTATAGCATTGTTTGCTCCAGCAAGCGCCCAATCAGGGGCAGTCTCTATCTTGTTTATCAACACCATTGTTGTGACGGTAATGATAGGAGTGATTATATCATTGGTGGCGTCACTTTTTTATAAAACAGATAATACTGTCAGCTAA
- a CDS encoding glycosyltransferase family 2 protein has product MSKTNLDISVVVPLLDEEESLPELCAWIERVMQTNKFSYEVIMVDDGSRDKSWQIIEKLAAQNHCLKGIRLNRNYGKSAALNTGFKEVQGRVVITMDADLQDSPDEIPGLYKMIVEDKYDMVSGWKKKRYDPITKTLPTKVYNAFTRWFSGIKLHDFNCGLKAYDYQVVKSIEVYGEMHRYIPVIAKSAGFKEIGEKVVQHQARKYGNTKFGGIKRFIRGPLDLLSITFVTRFRKRPMHFFGAFGIIFFLVGFASAAWLILDQFIATYFGTEMGSLVTNRPLFYLSLVTIIIGVQLFLAGFLGEMMVVNSPQTHEYIVAEKLGINHSKMTASDITKTDSNT; this is encoded by the coding sequence GTGTCTAAAACAAACCTGGATATTTCGGTAGTAGTACCTCTGTTAGATGAAGAAGAATCTTTACCAGAGTTGTGTGCCTGGATTGAGCGAGTGATGCAAACTAACAAGTTTAGTTATGAAGTGATTATGGTAGACGATGGCAGTCGCGATAAATCGTGGCAGATTATAGAAAAACTCGCCGCCCAAAACCATTGTCTGAAGGGCATTCGTTTAAACCGCAACTATGGTAAATCGGCAGCTTTGAATACTGGTTTCAAAGAGGTACAAGGGCGAGTAGTAATTACTATGGATGCTGATTTGCAGGACAGCCCCGATGAGATTCCGGGATTGTATAAAATGATTGTTGAAGACAAATATGATATGGTGTCGGGTTGGAAGAAAAAACGTTATGACCCTATCACCAAGACCCTTCCTACTAAGGTATACAACGCTTTTACCCGCTGGTTTTCGGGGATCAAGTTGCATGACTTTAACTGTGGCTTAAAAGCTTATGACTATCAAGTAGTAAAAAGCATAGAAGTATACGGTGAAATGCACCGTTACATTCCTGTAATAGCTAAATCGGCAGGGTTCAAAGAAATTGGCGAGAAAGTAGTGCAGCACCAAGCCCGTAAATATGGTAATACTAAGTTTGGAGGCATCAAACGTTTTATTCGCGGACCGCTCGACTTACTATCTATTACTTTTGTTACCCGATTCAGGAAACGCCCTATGCACTTTTTCGGAGCCTTTGGTATTATCTTTTTTTTAGTAGGTTTTGCCAGTGCTGCCTGGCTTATTTTAGATCAGTTCATTGCCACTTACTTTGGCACCGAAATGGGCTCGCTGGTTACCAACCGCCCATTGTTTTACTTATCGTTAGTCACCATTATTATTGGAGTTCAATTGTTTTTGGCAGGTTTTCTGGGCGAAATGATGGTGGTTAACTCTCCTCAAACCCACGAATATATAGTAGCCGAAAAGTTGGGGATTAATCATAGCAAAATGACAGCCTCTGATATAACAAAAACCGACTCCAACACTTAA
- a CDS encoding glycosyltransferase has product MKYSIIIPVYNRPDEVQELLDSLTRQTYKNFEVIIVEDGSTNKCDEAVAQFVGILDIHYHFKKNEGQGFARNYGYAHAVGDYFIVFDSDCLIPEKYLEIVHHRLSENFLDAFGGPDKAADSFTNVQKAISYSMTSPMSTGGIRGNKKRLGGTFHPRSFNMGISREVYEKTKGYILPRMGEDIEFSIRIIKNGFTTGLIPEAHVYHKRRTNFKQFYKQLHFFGRARININRYHKGQIKLVHLFPAIFTLAALLLPIMPFINLNLSLLQVSGFALYSLIVFSDAATKEQNTVVAAFSVVAVWTQLLAYGIGFITEAFMIRPKIKPKQ; this is encoded by the coding sequence ATGAAGTACTCAATCATTATTCCAGTATACAATCGCCCTGATGAGGTGCAAGAGTTACTGGATAGCCTCACCCGTCAAACTTACAAAAACTTTGAAGTGATCATTGTAGAAGATGGCTCTACCAATAAATGTGATGAAGCGGTGGCACAGTTTGTCGGTATTCTGGATATACACTATCATTTTAAAAAGAATGAAGGACAGGGTTTTGCCCGTAACTATGGTTATGCACATGCCGTAGGTGATTACTTCATTGTGTTTGACTCTGATTGTCTGATTCCAGAGAAATACCTGGAAATAGTCCATCACCGTCTTTCTGAAAATTTTCTTGATGCCTTTGGCGGCCCTGATAAAGCCGCTGACTCGTTTACCAATGTGCAAAAAGCCATTAGTTACTCCATGACCTCGCCTATGAGCACAGGGGGCATACGTGGCAACAAAAAACGTTTAGGGGGAACCTTTCATCCGCGAAGCTTTAATATGGGCATATCGCGTGAGGTATACGAAAAAACCAAAGGCTATATTTTACCCCGAATGGGTGAAGACATAGAGTTTAGCATTCGTATCATTAAAAATGGGTTTACCACAGGGCTTATTCCCGAAGCCCACGTATACCACAAACGACGCACTAACTTTAAACAGTTTTATAAGCAACTTCATTTTTTTGGGCGTGCCCGTATCAATATTAACCGTTATCACAAAGGACAAATCAAACTTGTACACCTGTTTCCGGCAATATTTACATTGGCAGCACTGTTATTACCCATTATGCCATTTATTAATCTCAACTTGTCGTTGCTGCAAGTGTCAGGGTTTGCATTGTATTCACTTATTGTGTTTTCAGACGCTGCCACCAAAGAGCAAAATACAGTAGTGGCTGCCTTTAGTGTAGTGGCAGTATGGACTCAACTGTTGGCGTATGGTATAGGTTTTATTACAGAGGCTTTTATGATCCGCCCCAAAATAAAACCCAAGCAGTAG